One Rhodoferax sp. GW822-FHT02A01 genomic window, CGAGCCCATGGCGTCCTGGAAATTGGTATCCAGATAGGTCTTGACGAAGCTCTTGACACTTTCCATGTCCAGGGCGACCTGAAAGCCCCATTGGGTGAGCAGCGGCTGCAGCAGCGCGCTGACCTTCTGCAGCAGCAAGGGCAATTGGTCCCGCATCTGCGGCAATTCCTTGGCCAGGATGGGAACAATCAGTAAGACGATGGCGGTCAAGGCCACTACAAACAGCAACTCCACCAGCATGACCAGCAGCGCACGCGGAATGCGGCCGCGCCCCAGGCGATCCACCCCATCCACCAAAGGCGTGAGGGCGTAGGCCAGCACAGCGGCCACCACAAAGGGCGCCAGCACCGGCGCCAGCAGCCACAAAGCGAGGACAAACACGGCTGCAATTGCGCCCCATGCGGCGATACTTTTTTGGGTGGGGGTGAATTGCATACAGGAGGGGGAGGTGGGAACCCTTAAAATCAAGGCAAATTCTATCGGGCTTGATGAAGCCTAAGCCCCAAGTACCTTTTCATGACCCAATCCAACTCCTCCACTCCCCTCTCCTATAAAGACGCCGGTGTCGACATTGACGCAGGTGACGCCCTGGTTGAGCGTATCAAACCCCTGGCCAAGAAAACCATGCGCGAGGGCGTGCTGGCTGGTATTGGAGGTTTTGGCGCCCTGTTTGAAGTGCCCAAGCGCTACAAGGAACCCGTGCTGGTGAGCGGCACCGACGGCGTGGGCACCAAGCTCAAGCTGGCGTTTGAATGGAATATGCACGACACCGTGGGCATCGATCTGGTGGCCATGAGCGTGAACGACGTGCTGGTGCAAGGTGCCGAGCCGCTGTTTTTTCTGGACTACTTTGCCTGCGGCAAGCTGGACGTGGACACGGCGGCTGCCGTGGTCGGCGGCATTGCCAAGGGTTGCGAACTCTCCGGTTGCGCGCTGATTGGTGGTGAAACGGCCGAAATGCCGGGCATGTACCCCGCCGGTGAATACGATCTGGCCGGTTTTGCTGTGGGCGCCGTCGAAAAGTCCAAGATCCTGACCGGAGCCGACGTCAAGCCGGGTGACGTGGTGTTGGGCCTGGCCAGCAGCGGCGTGCACTCCAACGGCTTTAGCCTGGTGCGCAAGTGCATTGAGCGCGCCGGCAGCAACGCCCCAGCCACGCTGGATGGCAAACCCTTCAAGCAAGCGCTGATGGAGCCTACCCGCCTGTATGTGAAGAATGTGCTCACGGCATTGGCCGCCCACCCGATCAAGGCCCTGGCCCATATCACGGGTGGTGGTCTGCTGGAAAACATTCCCCGCGTGCTGCCAGAAGGAACCGCTGCCCATCTGAAAAAAGGCAGCTGGCCCCAGACCGAGCTGTTTGCCTGGCTGCAGAAGACCGCCGGCATCGACGACATCGAGATGAACCGCACCTTCAACAACGGTATCGGCATGGTGGTGGTCATCGATGCCGCCCAGGCCGAGGCCTGTGCTGCCACTCTGCGTGCCGCAGGTGAGACCGTTTACACCATTGGCAGCATCGCTGCGCGCGGTGACACCGCCGCCGTCGTGGTTGCCTGAAGCACATTCCGATTCGTTAGCGGCCAATCCTGGCGGTGCGGTATGCCGCCATGGCCAGTGCAAGGGCCATGCTTGTCAACACCGCCGCCATGGCAAACGTGAAGTGCATGCCGCGCGCAATGGATTGCGGAGCTGCTGTGGAGATATCTGCGGTCTGTGCCGCAAACGCAAACACCGCCCCCATGACGGATGCGCCGGTAACCAAACCCAGATTGCGTGACAGGGTCAGCAAGCCCGAAATCAGCCCGCGCTGATCCGCCTGCACATCCACCATGACCGCCGTATTGTTGGCCGACTGGAAGAGCTGGTAACCGGGCGTCAGGATGGCAATACCCGTGACGTAACCCGCAATGCCCAGAGCGGCCGGGATGTTGCACAGCGCCAAGGCACCTAGCGTCATTGCCACCAGACCGGCCAGGGTGATGCGCGAAGTGCCCCAGCGGTCCACCATGCGCCCGGACACGACTCCACCAAATACGGAAATCAGCGGTCCCACCGACATGACGGCACCCACCATCGAAGTGGCCAGACCCAGACCGCGCGCCAGATAGAACGGCCCGACAACCAGCGTTGCCATCATCACCGTGGACACCAGCGCATTCATGGCCAGGCTGGCGCACAACGCCCTGTTGCGAAACAAGGCCAAATGGATCAGAGGAGATCCGGCCGTCGCCTGCACCCACACAAACGCACCGACTCCCAGGGTGGCGGCTCCCAGCAGGGCATAGTTGAGCGCCTCCCAATGGCTGCGCCCGGTCGTCATGGCCAGCGCATAGGCGGCCAGGGTCAGGGCCAGTAGAAACGCACCCAGGTGGTCGAATCCCGGTGGCAAATGGGCCAATGCGCGCCGGTCCATGGGCAGATGGCGCCAGGCCAACACAAAGGTCAGGATGCCCATTGGAACATTGATCAGAAACAGCGCTGGCCAACCGAATTCGGACACCAATGCGCCACCCAGCGACGGACCCAACGCCGTACCGATGGCGGACATGGTGGCCAGCAAGCCCATGGCGCTGCCGGTCTTGGCCTTGGGCACCGTCTGCCCCACAAAGGCCATGGTCAGCGCCATCATGACCGCCGCACCTAGACCCTGCAACGCCCTTGCGGCTATCAGCAACCAGAGCCAGGGAGATATACCGCACACCACCGACGCCAGCGTGAACAGTGCGATGCCTGCCAGCAGCAGACGCTTGCGACCCACAAGGTCCCCCAGACGGCCCACACTGACAATCAACGTGGTGATGGCCAGCAAATAGGCGATCACCACCCATTGAACCGCCTGAAACGGGGCGCCAAAGGCTTGCGCCAGTGCCGGCAGCCCCACATTGGCAATGCTGGTCCCCATGGACGACAACAGGATGGAAAGTGACAGGCTGCCGATTGCCCAGCCCCAAGGTGAAGTCTGTAGCGCAGCCG contains:
- the purM gene encoding phosphoribosylformylglycinamidine cyclo-ligase — protein: MTQSNSSTPLSYKDAGVDIDAGDALVERIKPLAKKTMREGVLAGIGGFGALFEVPKRYKEPVLVSGTDGVGTKLKLAFEWNMHDTVGIDLVAMSVNDVLVQGAEPLFFLDYFACGKLDVDTAAAVVGGIAKGCELSGCALIGGETAEMPGMYPAGEYDLAGFAVGAVEKSKILTGADVKPGDVVLGLASSGVHSNGFSLVRKCIERAGSNAPATLDGKPFKQALMEPTRLYVKNVLTALAAHPIKALAHITGGGLLENIPRVLPEGTAAHLKKGSWPQTELFAWLQKTAGIDDIEMNRTFNNGIGMVVVIDAAQAEACAATLRAAGETVYTIGSIAARGDTAAVVVA
- a CDS encoding MFS transporter: MLKIDPLKQATPLRETAALQTSPWGWAIGSLSLSILLSSMGTSIANVGLPALAQAFGAPFQAVQWVVIAYLLAITTLIVSVGRLGDLVGRKRLLLAGIALFTLASVVCGISPWLWLLIAARALQGLGAAVMMALTMAFVGQTVPKAKTGSAMGLLATMSAIGTALGPSLGGALVSEFGWPALFLINVPMGILTFVLAWRHLPMDRRALAHLPPGFDHLGAFLLALTLAAYALAMTTGRSHWEALNYALLGAATLGVGAFVWVQATAGSPLIHLALFRNRALCASLAMNALVSTVMMATLVVGPFYLARGLGLATSMVGAVMSVGPLISVFGGVVSGRMVDRWGTSRITLAGLVAMTLGALALCNIPAALGIAGYVTGIAILTPGYQLFQSANNTAVMVDVQADQRGLISGLLTLSRNLGLVTGASVMGAVFAFAAQTADISTAAPQSIARGMHFTFAMAAVLTSMALALAMAAYRTARIGR